A part of Chloroflexota bacterium genomic DNA contains:
- a CDS encoding nitroreductase family protein gives METFDAINTRKSIRKYQDKDIPQEILDKILTAAILSPSGKNKQPWKFYVVRGEKRAEMVQEMQKGMDRLGTQGINTGSARYTIRVMAQAPVTILVFNPFSRHPLLPRNTQEIYGDMVDMQSIGASIQNMLLEATDLGIGSLWICDVYFGYEELSEWVGEKGELIAAVSLGYADHTPRMRLRKPVDEVTVYVE, from the coding sequence ATGGAAACATTTGATGCCATCAATACGCGTAAGAGCATCCGAAAATATCAGGATAAGGATATCCCGCAGGAAATTTTAGATAAGATCCTGACGGCTGCCATCCTGTCGCCTTCCGGGAAGAACAAACAGCCCTGGAAATTCTATGTGGTGCGGGGAGAGAAACGGGCAGAGATGGTGCAGGAGATGCAAAAGGGAATGGATCGACTCGGGACGCAAGGAATCAACACCGGCAGCGCTCGTTACACCATCCGGGTGATGGCGCAGGCCCCCGTGACTATCCTGGTTTTCAATCCCTTCAGCCGCCACCCGCTTTTGCCCAGAAATACTCAGGAAATTTATGGCGACATGGTGGATATGCAGTCCATTGGCGCTTCAATCCAGAATATGCTGCTGGAAGCCACTGATTTGGGCATTGGATCGCTCTGGATTTGCGACGTATACTTCGGTTATGAAGAACTTTCTGAGTGGGTAGGTGAGAAAGGTGAGTTGATTGCTGCGGTTTCCCTGGGGTATGCCGATCATACACCTCGGA